A part of Rhinolophus ferrumequinum isolate MPI-CBG mRhiFer1 chromosome 11, mRhiFer1_v1.p, whole genome shotgun sequence genomic DNA contains:
- the MPZL3 gene encoding myelin protein zero-like protein 3 encodes MQQSGAAGGPGYALFPLLGILFFQGVHIVLSLEIKVDAHVRGYVGEKVKLKCIFKSTSSVTDKLTIDWTYRPPSSSRTESIFHYQSFQYPTTAGTFRDRISWVGDVYKGDASISINNPTIKDNGTFSCAVKNPPDVHHNIPMTELIVTERGFGTMLSSVALLSILVFIPSTVVVILLLVRMGRKSAGLQKRSKSGYKKSSIEVSDDTDQEERDDCMARVCVRCAECLDSDYEETY; translated from the exons ATGCAGCAGAGCGGAGCGGCTGGAGGCCCTGGCTACGCTCTGTTTCCACTGCTGGGCATCCTGTTCTTCCAAG GTGTTCACATTGTCCTTTCCTTGGAGATAAAAGTGGATGCCCATGTTAGGGGTTATGTTGGAGAAAAGGTCAAGTTGAAATGCATTTTCAAGTCGACTTCATCTGTCACTGACAAACTCACCATAGACTGGACATATCGACCACCCAGCAGCAGTCGCACAGAATCA ATTTTTCATTATCAGTCCTTCCAGTACCCAACCACAGCAGGCACATTTCGAGATCGAATTTCCTGGGTTGGAGATGTATACAAAGGGGATGCATCCATAAGCATTAACAACCCTACCATAAAGGACAATGGGACATTCAGCTGTGCTGTGAAGAATCCCCCAGACGTGCATCATAATATTCCCATGACAGAGCTAATAGTCACAGAAAGGG GTTTTGGCACCATGCTCTCCTCTGTGGCCCTTCTTTCCATTCTTGTCTTCATTCCCTCAACTGTGGTGGTGATTCTGCTGCTGGTGAGAATGGGGAGGAAGTCTGCAGGGCTGCAGAAGAGGAGCAAGTCTGGCTATAAGAAGTCATCTATTGAGGTTTCAGATGA CACTGACCAAGAGGAGAGGGATGACTGCATGGCAAGGGTTTGTGTCCGTTGTGCTGAGTGCTTG GATTCAGACTATGAAGAGACATACTGA
- the MPZL2 gene encoding myelin protein zero-like protein 2, whose translation MYGKSSTRAVLLLLGIQLTALWPIAAVEIYTARVLEAVNGTDVRLKCTFSSFAPVGDALTVTWNFRPRDGGHEQFVFYYHVDPFKPMSGRFKDRVVWDGNPERYDVSIILWKLQFDDNGTYTCQVKNPPDVDGLIGEIRLSVVQTVRFSEIYFLALAIGSACALMVIIVIAVVLFQHFRKKRWAERAHKVVEIKSKEEERLNQEKKVAVYLNDTD comes from the exons ATGTATGGCAAGAGCTCTACGCGTGCTGTGCTTCTTCTCCTTGGCATACAGCTCACAG CTCTTTGGCCCATAGCAGCTGTGGAAATTTACACCGCCCGAGTGCTGGAGGCTGTCAACGGGACAGATGTTCGGTTAAAATGCACTTTCTCCAGCTTTGCCCCTGTGGGTGATGCTCTAACAGTGACCTGGAATTTCCGTCCCCGAGATGGGGGGCATGAGCAGTTT GTATTCTACTACCACGTGGATCCCTTCAAACCCATGAGTGGGCGTTTCAAGGACCGTGTGGTCTGGGACGGGAACCCTGAGCGGTATGACGTCTCCATCATCCTCTGGAAGCTGCAGTTTGATGACAATGGGACATATACCTGCCAGGTGAAGAACCCACCTGATGTTGACGGACTGATAGGGGAGATCCGGCTCAGCGTTGTGCAGACTG TACGCTTCTCTGAGATCTACTTCCTGGCCCTGGCCATTGGCTCTGCCTGTGCACTGATGGTCATAATAGTAATCGCTGTGGTCCTCTTTCAGCATTTCCGGAAAAAGCGATGGGCTGAAAGAGCTCATAAAGTGGTGGAGATAAAATC aaaagaagaggaaaggctCAACCAAGAAAAAAAGGTTGCTGTTTATTTAAACGATACTGACTAA